In Arthrobacter sp. MN05-02, the genomic stretch ACCGCAGAACGCGGCGGCCGTGCAGGCTAACCCGGACTTCACCTACGAGAACCTCCCCCGCACCGGCAGCCCCTACGTGCTGAGCTTCAACCTCAGCCGTGCGCCGTTCGACGACCTCGCCGTCCGCCAGGCCTTCGCCGCCGCCGTGGATACCGCTGCGGTCACCGAGAGCCTGGGCTTCGGCACATACACGCCGATCGACGGTTTCCTCTCGAAGGAGAGCAAGTACTACGACCCGACCGTCGAGGGCACGCTCACCCACGATCCCGAGCGCGCGAATCAGCTGCTCGACGACGCCGGCTGGTCCGGGCGCGACGGCGAGGGCTTCCGCACGAAGGACGGTCGACGGCTGGTCGTCGAGGTACCGACGGTGGAGAGCTCGACGCCGAGTCCCCTGCTGGTCCAGCTGCAGGGCGAGGCTCGCAAGGTCGGCTTCGACCTCCGGATCATCCAGCTGCCGCAGGCGCAGCTCAGCGAGCTGCGCTACGCCGGCGACTACGACGCGCTGGCCGGGGTATGGCACACGAACACCACAGACGTCCTGTTCATCCGGTACCACTCCTCGGAGATCACCGGCGAACGGATCGGCCAGAACTCGTCCTACGTCGACGACCCGGCCCTGGACGAACTGCTGCTGGCGGCCCGCGAGTCCGACGACGGACCGGAGGCGGAGGAAGCGTACTCGAAGGCGCAGCACCGGCTGCTCGAGATCGTGCCCGGCCTGCCCCTCTACGAGAACCCGAGCCAGTTCGCCTACGCCAAGACGGTCCATGATGTCGCCGTCGACACATCCCACCCCGTGCCCGTCCTGACCTATGCGTGGAAGGCGGAGTAGGTGCCGATCCTCCGACGCATCCTCACCCGCCTGCTGGTCGGCATCGGCGTGCTCTGGGGCGCGGCCACCCTGACCTTCCTCGCGGTCCACCTGATCCCGGGCGACACGGCCCTGCTGATCCTCGGCGGTCCGGACGCGCGGCCCACGGCCGAGACCCTCGCCCAGGTCCGCAGCGACTACCTCCTCGACCAGCCGTTCATCGTGCAGTACGGCAGCTACCTCGGCAACCTGCTGCAGGGTGACCTGGGCCAGTCCTACCGGCTCCGGCTGCCCGTCACGGATGCCATCGGCCAGCAGATCGGCGCGACGGCGGCACTCGCGGCTGCGGCCGTCGCCGTCGCCCTCCCGCTGACCCTCGCCGTCGCCGTCCTGTCCGCGCAGCGGGCCAACTGGATCCGGTCGATCGTCTCCGGCGTCGAAGTGGTCCTCGCCGCGACACCGACCTTCATCATCGGGTTCGCCCTGCTGATCGTCTTCTCGTTCTCGCTGCGCTGGTTCCCGATCGGTGGCAACCAGGGCATGGCGGCGCTGGTCCTGCCGGCGCTCACGCTGGGCCTCGCCATCTTCGGGACGCTCTCGCAGGTCCTCCGCAACGAGCTCGAGGACGTACTGGAGCAACCCTTCATCCTCACGGCGAGGTCCCGCGGGATGCGCGACCTCCCGGTGCGCATGCGGCACGCACTCCGGCACGCCGCCATCCCGGTGATGACGATGTCAGGATTCGTCGTCGCCGCGCTCCTCGGCGGATCGGTCATCGTCGAGACCCTGTTCAGCAGGCAGGGCATCGGTTCGCTGACACTGGCCTCCGTCTACAACAAGGACCTCCCCGTCATCATCGGCATCGTATTGCTCTCCGCCGCGGTGTACGTGGTGGTCAACCTGGTGATCGACCTCCTCTACACGCTCATCGACCCGAAAGTGGTGACAGCATGAGCATCACCTCGCGCCCTGCTCCCCCCGACGCGGTTCCCCTGGCGCCGACGCCTCCGGCTCCTCCTGCCATCCCCGTCCGCGGGCTCCGCGTCCGGCGAGCGCGACGATGGCGCGTCAGGCCCGGCATCCTGCTGGCCTCGGCCTTCCTCCTGTGGCTGGCGGCGGCGGTCCTGGCACCGGGTCTGCTCTCCTCGGCTAATCCGTACGCGGTGGATCCCTCCCGGAGCTTCGAAGCGCCGAACGGGACGGCCTGGTTCGGTACCGACGACTCCGGTGCGGACAACTACTCCCGGATCGTGCACGGTGCCGCCACCTCGCTGTACATCGGACTCGGCGCGACGGCGATCGGCGTGCTGGGCGGGACGGCCATCGGTCTCCTCGCCGGGCTCAACGGGCGCCTGGTCGAGGCATCCGTGATGCGCTTCCTCGACGTCACCCTCGCCATCCCGGAGATCCTGCTCGCGCTGGTGGTCATCGGCATCATCGGCGACGGCACGGAGAATGCGATCCTCGCGATCGGGGCGGGCAGCATCGCCTACTACGCCCGGATCACCAGGGCGCAGACGCACCTCGTCCGGCGGTCCGGCTATGTCGAGGCGGCCCGTACGCTGGGGCTGCCCGCCTGGCGGGTGCTCCTGACGCACATCGTCCCGAACGTCATCAAGCCGGTGCTGGTCCTGGCGACCATCGGGGTGGGATCCGCCATCGGTGCCGGTGCGTCCCTCAGCTTCCTCGGACTCGGCACGCCTCCCCCGGCCCCCGAGTGGGGCGCGATGCTCTCGGCGGGGCGCAACTTCATCTCCAACGCCCCCTGGATGATCACGATCCCCGCGGCGTTCCTTGTTGCCACCGTCCTGTCCATCACCGTTCTCGGGCGTGAACTCCGGCGCCGCTCCGAAGGAAGGCTCGCATGAGCTCCGTACCGATCCTCGCAGCCGCTGCCGGCATCGCCGGACCGGCCGGAGCGGCGCCGCCCGTCGTCGAACTCGACGGACTGACGGTCTCCTTCGGCCGTGGCGTCCACCGGCGGGAGGTCGTCCGGGACGTCAGCCTGTCGATCCGGCCGGGCGAATGCCTGGCGCTCGTCGGCGAGTCCGGATCCGGCAAGTCCGTGACGGCCCGGACCCTGGTGGGACTGACCGGTCCCGGCGCCCACGTCGGATCCCGCAGCCGGCGCTTCGACGGCCAGGACGCCTCGGGTTGGGGCGAACGGCAGTGGGCCCGTGTGCGGGGCAGGGAGGCCGGCTTCATCCTGCAGGACGCGCTGTCCTCACTCGATTCCCTGCGGACCGTGGGCGATGAGGTGGGCGAGGTGCTCCGCCTGCACAGCGCCCTCGACCGCACGGGGCGGCGCCGGCGCGTCGTCGAGCTCCTGGCGTCCGTCGGTGTCCCGGAACCCGAGGTCCGCGCGAGCCAGTACCCGCACCAGTTGTCGGGCGGCCTCCGCCAGCGGGCGCTGATCGCCTCCGCCATCGCGGCGGACCCCCGGTTCCTCATCGCGGACGAACCGACGACGGCGCTGGACGCGACCATCGCCGCTCAGGTCCTGCGGCTGCTCGGACAGCTGAAGGGTGCCCGGACCGGG encodes the following:
- a CDS encoding ABC transporter permease codes for the protein MPILRRILTRLLVGIGVLWGAATLTFLAVHLIPGDTALLILGGPDARPTAETLAQVRSDYLLDQPFIVQYGSYLGNLLQGDLGQSYRLRLPVTDAIGQQIGATAALAAAAVAVALPLTLAVAVLSAQRANWIRSIVSGVEVVLAATPTFIIGFALLIVFSFSLRWFPIGGNQGMAALVLPALTLGLAIFGTLSQVLRNELEDVLEQPFILTARSRGMRDLPVRMRHALRHAAIPVMTMSGFVVAALLGGSVIVETLFSRQGIGSLTLASVYNKDLPVIIGIVLLSAAVYVVVNLVIDLLYTLIDPKVVTA
- a CDS encoding ABC transporter permease: MSITSRPAPPDAVPLAPTPPAPPAIPVRGLRVRRARRWRVRPGILLASAFLLWLAAAVLAPGLLSSANPYAVDPSRSFEAPNGTAWFGTDDSGADNYSRIVHGAATSLYIGLGATAIGVLGGTAIGLLAGLNGRLVEASVMRFLDVTLAIPEILLALVVIGIIGDGTENAILAIGAGSIAYYARITRAQTHLVRRSGYVEAARTLGLPAWRVLLTHIVPNVIKPVLVLATIGVGSAIGAGASLSFLGLGTPPPAPEWGAMLSAGRNFISNAPWMITIPAAFLVATVLSITVLGRELRRRSEGRLA
- a CDS encoding peptide ABC transporter, which translates into the protein MNASVIPPARNRRQARRLTALSAVALVALVSGCAGPASSTSEATGEPVSGGVLDVSISAEPGCLDGHGISATQQQFLGRLIYDNVVTLDENGDIAPYLAESWDISEDGRTYTFHLKEGVTFSDGSPWNAEVLGQNFEHMRDPATKSPLAAAYIAPYVDGTVIDEYTFEAHLEYPYTPFLYTLAQSWLGMNSGKAIAEAPETLCQQPIGTGPFTVADYQPGQSISYTKREGYDWAPEWLEGDGEAYLDGVEVTLVSEPVIRHQSLVSGQYDLTENLAPQNAAAVQANPDFTYENLPRTGSPYVLSFNLSRAPFDDLAVRQAFAAAVDTAAVTESLGFGTYTPIDGFLSKESKYYDPTVEGTLTHDPERANQLLDDAGWSGRDGEGFRTKDGRRLVVEVPTVESSTPSPLLVQLQGEARKVGFDLRIIQLPQAQLSELRYAGDYDALAGVWHTNTTDVLFIRYHSSEITGERIGQNSSYVDDPALDELLLAARESDDGPEAEEAYSKAQHRLLEIVPGLPLYENPSQFAYAKTVHDVAVDTSHPVPVLTYAWKAE